From the Gordonia bronchialis DSM 43247 genome, one window contains:
- the prfB gene encoding peptide chain release factor 2, whose protein sequence is MHPDVTADLESLDATLTTVEKVLDLEELRRRIDELEMQASDPDLWNDQEHAQKVTSELSHAQSEFRKVSELRQRLDDLPVLYELAEAEEGDDRVSALADADADRAALRADIEAMEVKTMLAGEYDQRDALVNIRSGAGGVDAADWALMLMRMYIRWAEQHGYGVEVYDTSYAEEAGLKSATFAVKAPYMYGTLSVEQGTHRLVRISPFDNQSRRQTSFAEVEVLPVVQTTDHIDIDENDVKVDVYRSSGPGGQSVNTTDSAVRLTHLPTGIVVTCQNEKSQLQNKASAMRVLQAKLLERKRQEERAELDALKGDGGSSWGNQMRSYVLHPYQMVKDLRTGVEDNNPSAVLDGELDKFIEAGIRWRMADADA, encoded by the coding sequence GTGCATCCCGACGTGACCGCAGATCTCGAATCCCTCGACGCCACCTTGACGACGGTCGAGAAAGTCCTCGACCTCGAGGAGTTGCGTCGTCGGATCGATGAGCTCGAGATGCAGGCCTCCGACCCCGATCTGTGGAACGACCAGGAACACGCGCAGAAGGTGACCAGCGAGCTGTCGCACGCGCAGTCGGAGTTCCGTAAGGTCTCCGAGCTGCGCCAGCGCCTCGACGACCTCCCCGTCCTCTACGAACTCGCCGAAGCCGAGGAGGGTGACGACCGGGTCAGTGCACTCGCCGACGCCGACGCCGACCGTGCCGCCCTGCGCGCCGACATCGAGGCGATGGAGGTCAAGACCATGCTGGCCGGCGAGTACGACCAGCGTGACGCCCTGGTGAACATCCGCTCCGGCGCCGGTGGGGTGGACGCCGCAGACTGGGCGCTGATGCTCATGCGCATGTACATCCGATGGGCCGAACAGCACGGCTACGGCGTCGAGGTCTACGACACGTCCTACGCCGAAGAAGCCGGACTCAAGAGCGCCACCTTCGCGGTGAAGGCGCCGTACATGTACGGCACCCTGTCGGTGGAGCAGGGCACTCACCGGCTGGTGCGGATCAGTCCGTTCGACAACCAAAGCCGACGGCAGACGTCGTTCGCCGAGGTCGAGGTGCTGCCCGTGGTGCAGACCACCGACCACATCGACATCGACGAGAACGACGTGAAGGTCGACGTCTACCGCTCGTCGGGCCCGGGTGGGCAGTCGGTCAACACCACCGACTCCGCCGTGCGCCTCACCCACCTCCCGACCGGAATCGTGGTCACCTGCCAGAACGAGAAGAGCCAGCTGCAGAACAAGGCGTCGGCGATGCGCGTGCTGCAGGCCAAACTCCTCGAGCGGAAACGCCAGGAGGAACGTGCCGAGCTCGACGCCCTCAAGGGCGACGGCGGTTCCAGCTGGGGCAACCAGATGCGGTCCTACGTCCTGCATCCATATCAGATGGTGAAGGACCTGCGGACCGGCGTGGAGGACAACAACCCGTCGGCGGTGCTCGACGGCGAGCTCGACAAGTTCATCGAAGCCGGAATCCGGTGGCGGATGGCGGATGCTGACGCCTGA
- a CDS encoding MBL fold metallo-hydrolase, protein MKITHFGHSCLLVEIDGTRVLFDPGTFSHGFEGIEGLDAILITHQHPDHCDVARLPDLVAANPKALRVADPQTTAQLNGDDVAGEWTAAHSGTTVAIGNVTARVTGGRHAVIHPELPVIDNVAYILGTDDEPGKLMHPGDSFYIPFEKIDVLALPAAAPWMKLSESVDYLRGVGPRVAVPIHQAVLSDAGAGVHNSRLDEMRNPDTEFRVLPKESAAEI, encoded by the coding sequence ATGAAGATCACTCACTTCGGCCATTCCTGCCTGCTCGTGGAGATCGACGGAACGCGGGTGCTCTTCGATCCGGGCACCTTCTCCCACGGTTTCGAGGGCATCGAGGGCCTCGACGCCATTCTGATCACCCATCAGCATCCCGATCACTGCGACGTCGCGCGCCTGCCCGACCTCGTCGCCGCCAACCCGAAGGCGCTGCGGGTCGCCGATCCGCAGACGACCGCCCAGCTCAACGGTGACGACGTGGCCGGCGAGTGGACAGCCGCGCACAGCGGCACCACTGTGGCGATCGGGAACGTGACCGCCCGCGTCACCGGCGGCCGGCACGCGGTCATCCATCCGGAACTGCCGGTCATCGACAACGTCGCCTACATCCTGGGCACCGACGACGAACCCGGGAAACTGATGCACCCCGGCGACTCGTTCTACATCCCGTTCGAGAAGATCGACGTCCTCGCCCTGCCGGCCGCGGCGCCCTGGATGAAGCTGTCGGAGTCGGTCGACTATCTGCGCGGCGTCGGCCCGCGGGTCGCGGTGCCGATTCACCAGGCGGTGCTCTCCGACGCCGGAGCGGGGGTGCACAATTCGCGCCTGGACGAGATGCGCAACCCGGACACCGAATTCCGGGTCCTGCCGAAGGAATCCGCCGCGGAAATCTGA
- a CDS encoding mechanosensitive ion channel family protein, with translation MLTPDTWLLGAEQQNPTELLIDRLYLSLATKGLEVLVWILGAILVIRFIRWSADKYASRVDSRFTNSDLIVQTEDAKHRRALVDVVAWTLIVIVGIIVILHALSVYGFKLGALTGPTAVIGAALGFGAQRIVQDILAGFFVVAERQYGYGDVVSLTVTGGKDADGTVEDVTLRVTKLRTSEGEVITVPNGQIIKATNLSKDWARAVVDVPVPAEAEIGLVNDTLDRVGREFYEQKRWHDLLLDAPSSLGVIDLELDSITVRMVTRTLPGKQFEVGRALRANVVRALAREGITVAPGRDVTAAGGPPATMADQGSTNSGND, from the coding sequence ATGCTGACGCCTGACACGTGGCTGCTCGGCGCCGAGCAGCAGAACCCGACCGAACTGCTCATCGACCGGCTCTACCTGAGTCTGGCCACCAAGGGCCTCGAGGTCCTCGTGTGGATTCTCGGTGCCATCCTGGTCATCCGGTTCATCCGGTGGTCGGCCGACAAGTACGCCTCGCGCGTCGATTCGCGGTTCACCAACAGCGACCTCATCGTGCAGACCGAGGACGCCAAGCATCGTCGCGCGCTCGTCGACGTGGTCGCCTGGACCCTGATCGTCATCGTCGGGATCATCGTCATCCTGCATGCGCTGTCGGTGTACGGGTTCAAACTCGGAGCCCTCACCGGCCCGACCGCCGTCATCGGTGCGGCACTCGGTTTCGGCGCGCAACGCATCGTGCAGGACATCCTCGCCGGCTTCTTCGTGGTCGCCGAGAGGCAGTACGGCTACGGCGACGTGGTGAGTCTGACCGTCACCGGTGGCAAGGACGCCGACGGCACCGTCGAAGACGTCACGTTGCGGGTCACCAAGCTGCGCACCAGCGAGGGCGAGGTGATCACCGTGCCCAACGGGCAGATCATCAAGGCGACCAACCTGTCCAAGGATTGGGCGCGCGCGGTGGTCGATGTGCCGGTGCCCGCCGAGGCCGAGATCGGTCTGGTCAACGACACCCTCGACCGGGTGGGCCGCGAATTCTACGAACAGAAGCGCTGGCACGATCTGCTGCTCGACGCACCGTCGTCGCTGGGGGTGATCGACCTCGAACTCGACTCGATCACCGTCCGGATGGTGACGCGCACGCTGCCCGGCAAGCAGTTCGAGGTGGGCCGCGCGCTGCGTGCCAACGTCGTGCGCGCGCTGGCGCGGGAGGGCATCACGGTGGCGCCGGGTCGTGACGTCACCGCGGCCGGTGGGCCGCCCGCGACCATGGCCGACCAGGGCTCGACGAACAGCGGGAATGACTGA
- a CDS encoding glycoside hydrolase family 27 protein, which produces MWSRLVAVALFVVVAVVVVAGCGEPTSRLGGDAPAIGGLPDVAPMGWNSWNTFGCGVTEADVHAQADALVSSGLRDAGYRYVVIDDCWSATTRDGQGRLVADPVTFPSGMAAMGRYLHQRGLKFGIYAGAATQTCAQLLGNRAGSTGSEGHEQIDARTFAEWGVDYLKYDWCATDADHDRQLTAFTAMRDALRSVGRPIVYNINPNSGITDGAVPGAMYDWGGVATMTRLSNNVIASWQTGAGPAGQRGVVDEIDAAAPLTDRVQPGAFLDPDALVVGLGNLTPAMGRTQMAMWAMLAAPLIASCDLTTMSPDTLRTLRSAAVIALDQDADVRAGRPVDDNPEIWQRGLRHGVAVSLTNRDSHPRTMAVRLSDLDLPESTTFTDAWSGRAVSTTDGWVSVLVAAHDTALLTAG; this is translated from the coding sequence TTGTGGTCCCGGCTGGTCGCGGTCGCCCTGTTCGTGGTGGTCGCGGTCGTGGTGGTCGCGGGCTGCGGTGAACCCACGTCGCGTCTCGGCGGTGACGCACCGGCGATCGGCGGGCTGCCCGATGTTGCGCCGATGGGATGGAACAGCTGGAACACCTTCGGTTGTGGCGTCACCGAAGCCGACGTGCACGCCCAGGCCGACGCCCTCGTCTCCAGCGGTCTGCGTGACGCCGGATACCGCTATGTGGTGATCGACGACTGCTGGTCGGCGACGACCCGTGACGGGCAGGGGCGCCTGGTCGCCGACCCGGTCACGTTCCCGTCGGGAATGGCTGCGATGGGACGCTACCTGCATCAACGTGGCCTGAAGTTCGGGATCTACGCCGGTGCCGCCACTCAGACGTGTGCGCAGTTGCTGGGCAACCGGGCCGGGAGCACCGGCAGCGAGGGCCACGAACAGATCGACGCGCGCACCTTCGCCGAATGGGGTGTCGACTATCTGAAGTACGACTGGTGCGCCACCGATGCCGACCACGATCGGCAGCTGACGGCATTCACAGCGATGCGCGACGCACTGCGGTCGGTCGGCCGGCCGATCGTCTACAACATCAACCCCAACAGCGGGATCACCGACGGTGCGGTGCCCGGCGCGATGTACGACTGGGGCGGCGTGGCGACGATGACGCGGCTGTCGAACAATGTCATCGCGTCCTGGCAGACCGGCGCCGGTCCGGCCGGTCAGCGGGGCGTCGTCGACGAGATCGATGCCGCGGCACCGCTTACCGACCGGGTGCAACCCGGTGCGTTCCTCGACCCTGATGCGCTCGTCGTAGGTCTGGGGAACCTGACGCCGGCGATGGGACGAACCCAGATGGCGATGTGGGCGATGCTGGCCGCGCCGCTCATCGCGTCATGCGACCTGACGACCATGAGCCCGGACACGCTGCGCACCCTGCGGTCGGCGGCGGTGATCGCTCTCGACCAGGATGCCGACGTTCGTGCCGGGCGACCGGTGGACGACAACCCGGAAATCTGGCAGCGCGGCCTGCGGCACGGCGTCGCGGTCAGCCTGACCAACCGCGACAGTCATCCGCGCACCATGGCGGTCCGCCTCTCTGACCTGGATCTGCCGGAGTCGACGACGTTCACCGACGCGTGGTCGGGGCGGGCGGTTTCGACCACCGACGGGTGGGTCTCGGTCTTGGTCGCTGCCCATGACACGGCGCTGCTGACGGCTGGGTGA
- a CDS encoding DUF2752 domain-containing protein, which produces MTSDAPAELGFPDGTPVPGAGRRTPPSLGLAGAAVVAGVGTTAIAIACIWSPAGASSGPEVCPFRLATGLPCPGCGLTRSWVSLMHGDVSAAFSFNAFGPLALAATTVAVVIAVWSLVTRSSAPIDRARVLLRARPVIAVAAVWIAYGIFRAVDAAVGWGIFPTIT; this is translated from the coding sequence GTGACTTCCGATGCGCCCGCCGAACTGGGGTTTCCCGACGGTACTCCCGTTCCCGGTGCGGGCCGTCGCACCCCGCCGAGCCTGGGCCTCGCCGGCGCGGCTGTGGTCGCCGGGGTGGGCACCACCGCGATCGCGATCGCCTGCATCTGGTCACCCGCCGGGGCGTCGTCGGGTCCCGAGGTCTGCCCGTTCCGCCTCGCCACCGGTCTGCCGTGCCCGGGCTGCGGACTCACCCGCAGCTGGGTGTCACTGATGCACGGCGACGTGTCGGCTGCCTTCTCGTTCAACGCCTTCGGTCCGCTCGCGTTGGCGGCGACTACCGTCGCCGTCGTCATCGCGGTGTGGTCGCTGGTGACCCGCAGTAGTGCGCCGATCGACCGTGCCCGCGTGCTGTTACGGGCCCGGCCGGTGATCGCCGTCGCCGCCGTGTGGATCGCGTATGGCATCTTCCGTGCCGTCGACGCCGCGGTCGGTTGGGGAATCTTCCCGACCATCACGTGA
- the ftsX gene encoding permease-like cell division protein FtsX: protein MRANFIISEVLNGLRRNLTMTIAMILTTAITLGMFGGGLLVIQMADKSQKIFLDRVEMEFYINDAVTDRDPLCQQAPCATLRSELEKDPGVTSVTYIDRDEAYKRAKEIFKNTDFSDSIREGSLPASMRVRVSDPSQFNSVASEFQGRVDLGVESFRDDRKLVERIFSVLDGARNATFAVALVLAIAAILLIVNTVQVAAFTRRTEVSIMRLVGATRWYTQLPFLLEAVVAAFIGSLLAIGGLFAAKKFFFDNALRELYGVSFLSRIENTDVLFVSPWLVLGGILLAGVTAYVTLRVYVRE from the coding sequence ATGCGAGCCAATTTCATCATCAGCGAGGTCCTCAACGGGTTGCGTCGCAACCTCACGATGACGATCGCGATGATCCTGACGACCGCGATCACCCTCGGCATGTTCGGCGGTGGTCTGCTGGTGATCCAGATGGCCGACAAGAGCCAGAAGATCTTCCTGGACCGCGTCGAGATGGAGTTCTACATCAACGACGCCGTGACGGACCGGGATCCGCTGTGCCAGCAGGCGCCGTGCGCCACGCTGCGCAGCGAGCTGGAGAAGGACCCGGGCGTGACGTCGGTGACCTACATCGACCGCGACGAGGCGTACAAACGTGCCAAGGAGATATTCAAGAACACCGACTTCTCCGACAGCATCCGCGAGGGATCGTTGCCCGCGTCGATGCGGGTGCGGGTATCGGACCCGAGTCAATTCAACTCGGTGGCCAGCGAGTTCCAGGGTCGCGTCGACCTCGGCGTGGAATCCTTCCGCGACGACCGCAAGCTGGTCGAACGCATCTTCAGCGTGCTCGACGGTGCCCGCAACGCGACCTTCGCCGTGGCGCTGGTGCTGGCGATCGCGGCGATACTGCTCATCGTGAACACCGTGCAGGTGGCCGCCTTCACGAGACGCACGGAGGTGTCGATCATGCGGTTGGTCGGCGCCACCCGCTGGTACACGCAGCTACCGTTCCTGCTCGAGGCGGTGGTGGCAGCGTTCATCGGTTCGCTGCTCGCCATCGGCGGGCTGTTCGCGGCCAAGAAATTCTTCTTCGACAATGCGCTGCGGGAACTGTACGGTGTGAGCTTCTTGTCCCGCATCGAGAACACCGACGTGCTGTTCGTGTCGCCGTGGCTGGTGCTGGGCGGAATCCTGTTGGCAGGCGTGACCGCATATGTCACGCTGCGTGTCTACGTCCGCGAGTAA
- the smpB gene encoding SsrA-binding protein SmpB has product MPKEKGRTAIATNRKARHDYAILDTFEAGIALVGTEVKSLRAGKASLVDAFATIDDGEVWLHALHIPEYGNGSWTNHTVRRKRKLLMHRREIDTLIGKIRDGNLTLVPLSMYFNDGRVKVELALARGKQAHDKRQDIARRTAQREVERELGRRVKGM; this is encoded by the coding sequence GTGCCGAAAGAAAAGGGACGCACCGCGATTGCGACCAATCGCAAGGCGCGGCACGATTACGCGATCCTGGACACCTTCGAGGCGGGTATCGCGCTGGTCGGGACCGAGGTGAAGAGCCTGCGGGCCGGAAAGGCGTCGTTGGTGGATGCCTTCGCGACCATCGACGACGGCGAGGTGTGGCTGCATGCGCTGCACATCCCGGAGTACGGCAACGGGTCGTGGACCAACCACACAGTGCGGCGCAAGCGGAAGCTGCTGATGCATCGTCGCGAGATCGACACCCTCATCGGCAAGATCCGCGACGGGAATCTGACGCTGGTGCCGCTGTCGATGTACTTCAACGACGGTCGCGTCAAGGTGGAGTTGGCGCTCGCCCGCGGTAAGCAGGCCCACGACAAACGCCAGGACATCGCCCGCCGGACGGCGCAACGCGAGGTGGAACGCGAACTCGGTCGTCGGGTCAAGGGGATGTGA
- the ftsE gene encoding cell division ATP-binding protein FtsE, with amino-acid sequence MITLENVTMQYKASSRPALKDLSLQVDKGEFAFLIGPSGSGKSTFFRLLLKEDKPTAGEVHLGEFHVNRLRGRMVPKLRQSIGCVFQDFRLLQQKTVADNVAFALEVIGRPQSTVKRVVPEVLEYVGLEGKHDRMPYELSGGEMQRVAIARAIVNRPLVLLADEPTGNLDPETSEEIVDVLDRVNRRGTTVVMATHDRHIVDAMRRRVLEFDNGRLVRNDPQGVYGIG; translated from the coding sequence GTGATCACGCTGGAGAACGTCACGATGCAGTACAAGGCCTCCAGTCGGCCTGCGCTGAAAGACCTGAGCCTCCAGGTCGACAAGGGGGAGTTCGCCTTCCTGATCGGGCCATCCGGATCGGGTAAGTCGACGTTCTTCCGTCTGCTGCTCAAGGAGGACAAGCCCACCGCCGGCGAGGTCCACCTGGGCGAATTCCACGTCAACCGGTTGCGCGGCCGCATGGTGCCCAAGTTGCGCCAGTCGATCGGCTGCGTGTTCCAGGACTTCCGGCTGCTGCAGCAGAAGACCGTCGCCGACAACGTCGCCTTCGCGCTCGAGGTGATCGGCCGGCCGCAGTCGACGGTCAAGCGGGTGGTTCCCGAGGTCCTCGAATACGTCGGCCTCGAAGGCAAACACGACCGGATGCCCTACGAGCTGTCCGGCGGTGAGATGCAGCGGGTGGCGATCGCCCGCGCCATCGTCAACCGTCCGCTCGTGCTGTTGGCCGACGAGCCCACCGGCAACCTCGACCCGGAGACCAGCGAGGAGATCGTCGACGTCCTCGACCGGGTGAACCGTCGCGGGACGACGGTGGTGATGGCCACTCACGACCGGCACATCGTCGACGCGATGCGCCGGCGCGTCCTGGAATTCGACAACGGTCGGCTGGTCCGCAACGACCCCCAGGGTGTGTACGGGATCGGCTGA
- the hisN gene encoding histidinol-phosphatase — MSTDSADLDADLQLALSLAASADELTLARFGALDLQVDSKPDLTPVSDADLACETLLRQRISAQRPDDAVLGEEFGGDQVLTGRQWVIDPIDGTKNFVRGVPVWATLIALLVDGVPALGVVSAPALRRRWWAATGLGAHAVFDDDDPRQIQVSAVGDLGSASLAFSSLSGWADRGIRDRFVALTDDVWRVRGYGDFYNYCLVAEGAVDIAAEPEVSLWDLAPLDILVREAGGRFTALDGTPGPAGGSAVATNGLLHDEVLAALETS, encoded by the coding sequence GTGTCCACGGATTCCGCAGATCTCGACGCCGACCTCCAACTCGCCCTGTCCCTGGCCGCATCGGCCGACGAGCTGACCCTCGCCCGATTCGGCGCGCTGGATCTGCAGGTGGATTCCAAACCCGATCTGACTCCCGTGTCCGACGCCGACTTGGCCTGTGAAACCCTTCTGCGTCAACGTATCTCGGCCCAGCGCCCCGACGACGCGGTCCTCGGAGAGGAATTCGGCGGTGATCAGGTCCTGACCGGCAGGCAGTGGGTGATCGACCCCATCGACGGCACCAAGAACTTCGTCCGCGGCGTGCCGGTGTGGGCCACGCTGATCGCGCTGCTCGTCGACGGCGTGCCCGCCCTCGGCGTGGTGTCGGCACCGGCCCTGCGCCGACGGTGGTGGGCCGCAACCGGTCTCGGCGCCCACGCCGTCTTCGACGACGACGATCCGCGGCAGATCCAGGTGTCGGCCGTCGGCGACCTCGGGTCGGCGAGCCTGGCGTTCTCCAGCCTGTCCGGCTGGGCCGACCGCGGTATCCGCGACCGGTTCGTCGCACTCACCGATGACGTGTGGCGGGTGCGCGGCTACGGCGACTTCTACAACTATTGCCTCGTCGCCGAAGGCGCGGTGGACATCGCGGCCGAACCCGAGGTGTCGCTGTGGGATCTGGCGCCGCTCGACATCCTGGTGCGCGAGGCGGGCGGCCGGTTCACCGCGCTCGACGGGACCCCCGGGCCCGCCGGCGGCAGCGCGGTGGCCACCAACGGCCTGCTGCACGACGAGGTGCTCGCCGCACTCGAGACATCCTGA
- a CDS encoding VOC family protein, with translation MSAFPGLGHVAITVSDLPASTRWYAALFDADPVLDEDEESGTFHHTVFALDNGMLFGLHTHTDPAPAQSFDERSIGLDHIAFACAPADLDGWVARLDALGVAHSGIKHAHYGSGISFRDPDNIALEFFSPPA, from the coding sequence ATGTCCGCATTTCCCGGCCTCGGCCACGTGGCGATCACCGTGTCCGACCTGCCCGCGAGCACCCGATGGTATGCGGCCCTCTTCGACGCCGACCCGGTGCTCGACGAGGACGAGGAGTCGGGGACCTTCCACCACACCGTGTTCGCCCTCGACAACGGGATGCTCTTCGGTCTGCACACGCACACCGACCCAGCGCCCGCGCAGTCCTTCGACGAGCGGTCGATCGGCTTGGATCACATCGCCTTTGCTTGCGCCCCAGCCGATCTCGACGGGTGGGTCGCTCGACTGGATGCGCTCGGGGTGGCCCACTCGGGTATCAAACACGCACATTACGGCTCGGGGATCTCCTTCCGCGATCCCGACAACATCGCGTTGGAGTTCTTCTCGCCGCCGGCCTGA
- a CDS encoding GNAT family N-acetyltransferase, with the protein MVRLGPRLVGAFRYRVDGTRCDIGRLMVVPDLAGRGIGTAMLRAIEDAAAPSASSFAMFTGARSTRNIRTYERAGYAVTRRERGLVFLTKNRPLDEV; encoded by the coding sequence GTGGTTCGCCTCGGACCGCGTCTGGTGGGCGCCTTTCGCTACCGCGTGGACGGCACGCGATGCGACATCGGCCGACTGATGGTGGTCCCCGATCTCGCCGGTCGTGGCATCGGCACCGCCATGCTCCGGGCTATCGAGGATGCGGCGGCGCCGAGTGCCTCCTCATTCGCGATGTTCACCGGTGCACGGTCGACGCGCAATATCCGCACCTATGAACGCGCGGGCTACGCGGTGACTCGCAGAGAACGCGGTCTGGTGTTCCTCACGAAGAACCGGCCCCTGGACGAGGTGTGA
- a CDS encoding acyl-CoA dehydrogenase family protein has translation MTTHTEPRDTSAVGKTKHPRNFIGTAMRVLTTVTGSEFAEKYQIREPINRIAYQATKTGFQTLGAANRAFKAAQGGSGKAKRLTSTPKDYFNLTPDDEQQMIAETVREFATEILRPAAYDADAAATAPEDILKRSAELGITMINVPEELDGAATERGVVTNALVAEAMAYGDMGLALPLLAPSGVATTLTNFGSDAQQRTYLPDFAGESVPQSAVVIAEPKPLFDAFNLDTKATRVPSGYRLNGVKSFVPSAGSSELFIVGAQLDGKPALFIVESDSKGLIVEADPGMGVRAAGMGRLLLRDVAVPESALLGEEPGDASFAAYRDVVRLSRLGWSALAAGTAKAVLDYVIPYVNEREAFGEPISNRQAVAFMVATIATEVDSIRLVTLRGAARAEQGLSFAREAALARKLTIDKGLQIGLDGVQLLGGHGFTKEHPVERWYRDLRGAGIGEGIVVL, from the coding sequence ATGACAACGCACACCGAACCGCGCGACACCTCCGCCGTCGGAAAGACCAAGCATCCCCGTAACTTCATCGGCACCGCCATGCGGGTGCTGACCACCGTGACCGGTTCCGAGTTCGCCGAGAAATATCAGATCCGCGAACCCATCAACCGCATCGCCTACCAGGCCACCAAGACCGGCTTCCAGACGCTGGGCGCCGCCAACCGTGCGTTCAAGGCAGCCCAGGGCGGATCGGGCAAGGCCAAGCGCCTCACCAGCACGCCCAAGGACTACTTCAACCTCACCCCCGACGACGAGCAACAGATGATCGCGGAGACGGTACGCGAGTTCGCCACCGAGATCCTGCGTCCGGCCGCCTACGACGCCGATGCCGCCGCCACCGCCCCCGAGGACATCCTCAAGCGCTCCGCCGAACTCGGCATCACCATGATCAATGTGCCCGAGGAACTCGACGGCGCGGCCACCGAGCGTGGCGTGGTGACCAACGCGCTCGTCGCCGAGGCCATGGCCTACGGCGACATGGGCCTGGCGCTGCCACTGCTCGCCCCGAGCGGCGTGGCGACCACGCTGACCAATTTCGGCAGCGACGCGCAGCAGCGCACCTATCTGCCCGACTTCGCCGGTGAGAGCGTCCCGCAGTCGGCCGTGGTGATCGCTGAGCCCAAGCCACTCTTCGACGCCTTCAACCTGGACACCAAGGCCACCCGCGTACCCAGCGGCTACCGCCTCAACGGCGTGAAATCCTTTGTGCCGTCGGCAGGTTCGTCCGAACTGTTCATCGTCGGCGCACAGCTCGACGGTAAGCCGGCGCTGTTCATCGTCGAATCAGACTCCAAGGGGCTGATCGTCGAGGCCGATCCCGGCATGGGTGTGCGCGCCGCCGGCATGGGCCGGCTGCTGCTGCGCGACGTCGCCGTGCCCGAATCCGCGCTTCTCGGTGAGGAACCGGGCGACGCGTCGTTCGCGGCCTACCGTGACGTCGTGCGGCTGTCTCGGCTGGGCTGGTCGGCGCTGGCCGCCGGTACCGCCAAGGCCGTCCTCGACTACGTGATCCCCTACGTCAACGAGCGCGAGGCCTTCGGCGAACCGATCTCCAACCGGCAGGCGGTGGCCTTCATGGTCGCCACCATCGCCACCGAGGTCGACTCGATCCGTCTGGTCACACTGCGTGGCGCCGCCCGTGCCGAGCAGGGTCTCTCGTTTGCCCGGGAGGCCGCACTCGCCCGTAAACTCACCATCGACAAGGGCCTGCAGATCGGCCTCGACGGCGTCCAGCTCCTCGGCGGCCACGGCTTCACCAAGGAGCATCCGGTCGAGCGCTGGTACCGCGATCTGCGCGGTGCCGGTATCGGCGAGGGCATCGTCGTCCTCTGA